The genomic stretch AATCCGGGCGCCGACGGCGCAACACCGCGATGGCCTGGGTCAGGGGGCACGAGGGGCCGCTGCTGCACGACAAGCATTCCCCCGCCGACCGGCCCGTGGTGGAGGACATCCAGCCTCAGGGGTGGCCCGAGCAGCGGGTCTACGTGCTGGCCGACGGCTGGCACCTGGTCATCGTCATCTGCCGGGACCTGCTCAACCCGGAGGCCGTCCACGTCCTGGCCGAGACCGGCGCGAACCTGGTGCTGGTGCCCGCGATGAGCGAGTCGCTGACCGCGTTCGGCGGCCCCGCGGCCCACCTGGTCGGCGCCCGGCAGGCCCTGGTCGCCGTCGCCAACAACCCCGGCCAGTGGCCGGAGGCGGGCACCACGGCCCGCCGTAATCCCGCCCGCGCCCTGTTCGGCCATCCCGGCTTCGCCCGGCAGACCCGCCTGATCCACACCCCGGACCCCGGGCCCGGAGTCGCCCTGCTCACCGTCGGATCCGGCCAGATCGCCTGGCTCGACGGCGCCGCCGACGCCGCCGCCTCCGGGCCCGGCAGCGGCGGGCAGCTGAACGGCTCCCCGCCGGCGCACCAGGACGGTCCGGCCTGGCTGCACCGGCTGACCGCCCGCCTCCCGGCCGCTGCCGCATCCGCTGCCGGCTCACCGGGACCGGTCGCGCTGCGGCCCGCGTCGGTGCTGGTGCTGCTCACCGACGGCCCCGACGGCAGCCCGCGCGTGCTGCTCACCGAGCGGGCCCGGGACCTGGGCGACTACCCGGGCCTGCTGGTCTTCCCCGGCGGCGCCGCGGACGCGCGCGATGCGGGACCGGCCGCCACCGCGCTGCGCGAAGCGCACGAGGAGATCGGCCTGGACCCGGATTCGGTCCAGGTGATCGGTGCGCTGCCGGCGTTCGCGCTGCCGGACTCCGGCTTCCTCGTCACCCCGGTGCTCGCCTGGTCCGCCGCACCCACCTACTCCGCCGGACTCAACCCCGCCGAGGTACGCGCCGCCGGACACTTCCGCCTGGCCGAGGTCGCCTCCGGCGGGACCGCGCACGACCGCGCCGACGGATGTGCCCCGGTCGGCGCCATGACCGCCGCCGTCGGGGACCTGCTGACCGGCCTCCTCGCCCGGCCCGACCACGCCCCCCGTCCGTACGCCGGCGCCCAGGCGATCACACCTGGGTGAACGTCTCACGCCCGACCGGGAGCTGTTCACCCCCCGCGCGCGCAGCCCGCCGCGCCCCCCTGTCCATGTCCGGCCGAAGGTCTCTTCCAGCACTGGGTGTCCTGATCCCATGACCGGCCCATGCCCGCGCACGACCAGGTGCACAGCACAGAGGTCGGGACCCGGACCTGCCTACCGGGCCGGGACCGGGGGTTCCGGGGGCTCGGTGTGCTGCGTCGCGGAGCGCAGCACGTACGGGACGCTGGTGACCATGACGCCGGGCATGAACAGCAGCCGCGCCTTGAGCCGCAGCGCGCTCTGGTTGTGCAGGATCTGCTCCCACCACCGGCCCAGCACGTATTCCGGGATGAAGACGGTGACCACGTCGCGCGGGGTGTCCAGGCGGCGTCGGCGCAGGTAGTCCAGTACCGGACGGGTGATCTCGCGGTAGGGGGATTCGAGCACCACCAGCGGTACGTCCAGGCGGTGAGCGTTCCAGGCCTTCGCCAGCGCACGCGTCTCGTCCGGGTCGACGCTGACAGTGACGGCCTCGATGCTGCTGGGATGCGTGGAGGTGGCGTAGCCGACGGCGCGCAGCGTGGGCGCGTGCACCGTGGAAACCAGGACGACGGCGTGGTTGCGGGACGGCGGCCTGGGGCCGGCGTCCGGGGCCACCTTGAGTTCCTCGGCGACGCTGTCGTAGTGCCGGCGTACGGCCTTCATCAGCAGGAAGAGGACCGGCATGGCGATGGTGACGATCCAGGCGCCATGCGTGAACTTGGTGACCAGGACGATCACCAGCACGATGCCGGTGAAGGACGCGCCCACGGCGTTGATCGCCTGGGAGCGGCGCATGCGGCGGCGGGCCGCCGGGTTGGTGGTGCCGGCGAGCTCGGTGTTCCAGTGCCGGACCATGCCGGCCTGGGAGAGGGTGAAGGAGACGAAAACGCCGATGATGTAGAGCTGGATGATGGAGCTGAGGGTGGCGTCGAAGGCGACGATCAGGCCGGTCGCGGCGAGCGCCAGCAGCACGATCCCGTTGGAGAAGACCAGCCGGTCGCCGCGGTGCTGCAACTGGCGCGGCAGGTAGCGGTCCTGGGCGAGGATCGAGGCGAGCAGCGGAAAGCCGTTGAAGGCGGTGTTGGCGGCCAGGATCAGGATCCCGGCGGTGAACGCCTGCACGGAGTAGAAGAGCACCCGTGCGTCGCCGAAACTGACCCGGGCGATCTGGGCCAGGGCGGTCGGCGGGGCGGCGCCGGCGGGCAGTCCCAGCGCGGTCGGGTCCGAGGCCACGTGCACCTTGGAGATCAGGGCCAGCACCGTGATGCCGGCGAACATCGTGATCGACAGCGCGCCCATGACCGCGAGGGTCGCCGCCGCGTTCTTCGACTTCGGTCTGCGGAAAGCGGGCACACCGTTGCTGATCGCCTCGACGCCGGTCAGCGCCGTGCTGCCGGAGGCGAAGGCCCGCAGGGCCAGCAGCACCAGGCCTGCGCCCGCGTAGGTGGCGGTGGAGCGGATCGGCAGACCGGCCGACTCGGCGCGCAGGGTGTGCCCCATGGCCAGCCGCACCGCCGCGAAGGCGAACATCAGGTAGATGCCGAGCACGAAGCCGTACGTGGGGATCGCGAAGAGGCGGCCCGACTCCTTGACGCCGCGCAGGTTCATCACCACGAGCAGCACGGTGAAGCCGACGCTGAGCGCGACCGCGTGGCGGGACAGCGCCGGCAGCGCGGAGGTGATCGCGGCGACGCCGGCGACCACGGACACCGCGACGGTGAGCACGTAGTCGACCAGCAGGGCGCTGGCGGCGGTCAGGGCCGCGTTCTGGCCGAGGTTGTGGTGGCTGACGACGTAGGCGCCGCCGCCGTTCGGGTAGGCGTGGCAGGTCTGCCGGTAGGAGGCGACGACCACGGCCAGCAGCACGATGATCGCGACCGCGACGTACCAGGCCAGGTGGAGCAGCGCGGTGCCGCCCAGGGCGAGGACGAGGAGGATCTCCTCGGTGGCGTAGGCGACGGAGGACATCGGATCGCTGCAGAAGACGGGCAGGGCCAGCCGCTTGGGCAGCAGCGTCTCCCCCATCTGGGTGGTGCGCAGCGGACGGCCGAGCAGGAACTGCTTGGCGAGAAAGGGCATGACGGACGTCCCTTGTGGCCGGGAGCTGGGGCTGGGCTGACGCGCTCGGGGCCCGCCCGGGCCCCGAGCTCTCGCGGGCGGGATGCTGGTCAGGCTGCCGGGCCGTGTGCCTCGCGCGGCCGCCGCTGTGCGGCGGGTGCCGGGCGCCGGCTGCGGCGCGAAGGCCAGGTGAGGCCGGTGGCCACAAGGGAGACCGCGATGCCCGCGGCGGCGTAGGCGGCCAGAGTGAGCAGGGCGCCGGCGGTGGCGTTGCCGGAGAAGTACATGGTGTTGCGGACCGCGGTGGTGCCTGCGCCGGGCGGCAGCGCCTGGCCGATGGCGCGCCAGAACGCGGGCAGCAGGGGGCCGGGGTAGGGGCCGCCGGCGCTGGGGTTGCCCAGGACCACGAAGAACAGGATGGCCACCCCGATCCCGGCGATCCCGAACAGCACCTGCAGGGCCATGGTGGCGGCGGCGGAGGCGAACACGACCAAGGCGCCGATGCCCCACAGCGCCGCGAAGTGGCCGGGCAGGGCGTCCAGCAGCGGGTCGGCGATCAGGGCGCCGCCCAGCCCGGAGACGGCGGCGTAGACGGCCAGGGCGCCCAGCCGGATGGTGGTGCGGTGCAGGTTCGCCGGTCGCGCGCCGCCGGCGATCCCGAGGATGGCCGCGGCCAGGTAGCCGCCGACCATCCAGCCGATGACCAGGTAGAACGAGGACAGGCTGCGGCTGTCGTTCGGGGCCGGCGGGAGGATGTCGGTGACCTTCACCTGCCGCTGCTGGGCGGCCTCGGTCTTCTCGGCGACGGCGGTGACGGCCTGGGAGACGGCCGGGCCCCCGGCGGAGGCGACCAGCAGGGTGTCGGTGGTGCCGGTGGGGTTGATGACCAGTGCGGCGTCGACGGTGCGCTGCCGTATCAGCCGCCGGGCGCTCGCCTCGTCGCGGACCGCGCGGGCGTTGAGCGGCCGGCTGTCCAGGGCGTTGAGGGCGCCGACGGCCTGCTGCGCCACGGAGGCCGGGGCGGCCACCGCGATCGGGATCCGGTTGGGGGTGGGCGAGTGGAAGGCGTGGATGTAGGACAGGATGAAGCCGAGCTGCAGGAACAGCACCCCGGCGACGAGCAGTACCGCCCGCAGGGTCACCGAGTCGCGCAGCTCGGCGCGGAAGCCGCGGGGAGCGGGCGCGCCGGGCCCGTCGGGATCATCGCGCCCGGAGGGCGTGGGTATCGGCATGGGGATGCTCCTTGTGTCTGGTGCCGGCTGCCCTGGGGCGGCCTGGGCTTTGGGGTGGGGGCGGCCGTGTCCCGGTTCAGGTGAGGGCGGCGAGGGCGGCGTCCAAGCGGCGG from Streptomyces mirabilis encodes the following:
- a CDS encoding NUDIX domain-containing protein, whose amino-acid sequence is MGSHGPGAAADGAGTARGPSAAGGVGGDQRVGAGCGTGERAVPVCAPCVAALATPQDRLKAVRSALAREAEPLVALTHLLHLCRDQHAELWERVGDPACRHRVTAALEPLTGMLAARTGASTVDAALGRALADALTAVAGVPAVVVARALAELLDEHFAHTFTGSFRRRSPYRPGVGDPIPLDAPDLRGVIRMPPTAPPWRLANRLDETRHVRLAGDWAVQFRVVFDYCLFDLSAGLVTAETVVATCHPNRAMAELVLPKDAEGRTFPVRPADPSRQLRQIDRLIGRAVTAGAGIVVLPELSVTASMARRLRSWVQRPDGPRLLVAGSYHHADTTAGESGRRRRNTAMAWVRGHEGPLLHDKHSPADRPVVEDIQPQGWPEQRVYVLADGWHLVIVICRDLLNPEAVHVLAETGANLVLVPAMSESLTAFGGPAAHLVGARQALVAVANNPGQWPEAGTTARRNPARALFGHPGFARQTRLIHTPDPGPGVALLTVGSGQIAWLDGAADAAASGPGSGGQLNGSPPAHQDGPAWLHRLTARLPAAAASAAGSPGPVALRPASVLVLLTDGPDGSPRVLLTERARDLGDYPGLLVFPGGAADARDAGPAATALREAHEEIGLDPDSVQVIGALPAFALPDSGFLVTPVLAWSAAPTYSAGLNPAEVRAAGHFRLAEVASGGTAHDRADGCAPVGAMTAAVGDLLTGLLARPDHAPRPYAGAQAITPG
- a CDS encoding APC family permease is translated as MPFLAKQFLLGRPLRTTQMGETLLPKRLALPVFCSDPMSSVAYATEEILLVLALGGTALLHLAWYVAVAIIVLLAVVVASYRQTCHAYPNGGGAYVVSHHNLGQNAALTAASALLVDYVLTVAVSVVAGVAAITSALPALSRHAVALSVGFTVLLVVMNLRGVKESGRLFAIPTYGFVLGIYLMFAFAAVRLAMGHTLRAESAGLPIRSTATYAGAGLVLLALRAFASGSTALTGVEAISNGVPAFRRPKSKNAAATLAVMGALSITMFAGITVLALISKVHVASDPTALGLPAGAAPPTALAQIARVSFGDARVLFYSVQAFTAGILILAANTAFNGFPLLASILAQDRYLPRQLQHRGDRLVFSNGIVLLALAATGLIVAFDATLSSIIQLYIIGVFVSFTLSQAGMVRHWNTELAGTTNPAARRRMRRSQAINAVGASFTGIVLVIVLVTKFTHGAWIVTIAMPVLFLLMKAVRRHYDSVAEELKVAPDAGPRPPSRNHAVVLVSTVHAPTLRAVGYATSTHPSSIEAVTVSVDPDETRALAKAWNAHRLDVPLVVLESPYREITRPVLDYLRRRRLDTPRDVVTVFIPEYVLGRWWEQILHNQSALRLKARLLFMPGVMVTSVPYVLRSATQHTEPPEPPVPAR
- a CDS encoding DUF3533 domain-containing protein; the encoded protein is MPIPTPSGRDDPDGPGAPAPRGFRAELRDSVTLRAVLLVAGVLFLQLGFILSYIHAFHSPTPNRIPIAVAAPASVAQQAVGALNALDSRPLNARAVRDEASARRLIRQRTVDAALVINPTGTTDTLLVASAGGPAVSQAVTAVAEKTEAAQQRQVKVTDILPPAPNDSRSLSSFYLVIGWMVGGYLAAAILGIAGGARPANLHRTTIRLGALAVYAAVSGLGGALIADPLLDALPGHFAALWGIGALVVFASAAATMALQVLFGIAGIGVAILFFVVLGNPSAGGPYPGPLLPAFWRAIGQALPPGAGTTAVRNTMYFSGNATAGALLTLAAYAAAGIAVSLVATGLTWPSRRSRRPAPAAQRRPREAHGPAA